A portion of the Nitrospirota bacterium genome contains these proteins:
- a CDS encoding peptidyl-prolyl cis-trans isomerase, with translation MTRSWKLTVVSFWVFLIAIVAPAARAQEPQDVIARVGDQTISLHEIDTMINSSTVVGLDIPAPGTPERNAARLSLLDKMISADLLYLDALKTGLDKNPDYQQKVKTFEDNVLVSLYKEKVLKGDLPVSESEVRDYYKKNIAAGTELTDDVKLGIEATIRKEKFKARNEGMRQKIRQGVKVTVVTKELEPAGDSSRKASVIVARVNSEEIHWGEVKASVTSGAGKDPQKQRMNALDGLIDERIMAAKAREMGLEKDPVFQARVNEFKKTSLVNLHQGMLFKKFSPQDSEVRSYYEKNKNKIIQPEVRNVQMVVLKTRKEAEDIKKRIKSKKMTFFEAARDYSIDPNAKQNLGQIGWVKQGTGFPDLDKLTFSLKKDQLGGPAETPVGWHLVKVLDIRDALYTNIKDKKTLDQTRRTLMHEKLDQYTAKLRKEKFTVTVYEDVFGRLVDKEAKTITNEAAR, from the coding sequence ATGACAAGATCATGGAAATTGACCGTTGTGAGTTTTTGGGTGTTCTTGATTGCCATCGTTGCGCCGGCAGCCCGTGCCCAAGAGCCGCAGGACGTGATCGCCCGGGTGGGCGACCAGACCATCTCACTCCACGAGATCGACACCATGATCAACAGCTCCACGGTCGTAGGTCTGGATATCCCGGCCCCGGGCACGCCTGAACGCAATGCGGCCCGGCTCAGTCTGCTGGACAAGATGATCTCAGCGGACCTGCTCTATCTGGATGCGCTTAAGACAGGTCTGGACAAAAATCCGGATTATCAGCAAAAGGTCAAGACCTTCGAGGATAACGTTCTTGTTTCCCTCTACAAGGAAAAGGTGCTGAAGGGGGACCTGCCGGTGTCCGAGTCGGAGGTCCGGGATTACTATAAGAAGAATATCGCTGCCGGGACCGAGCTGACCGATGATGTGAAGCTGGGAATCGAGGCAACGATCCGGAAAGAAAAATTCAAGGCCAGGAACGAAGGGATGAGGCAAAAGATCAGACAGGGCGTAAAGGTGACGGTCGTAACCAAGGAGCTTGAACCGGCCGGGGATTCTTCCCGGAAAGCGTCCGTGATCGTAGCCAGGGTCAATAGCGAAGAGATCCACTGGGGTGAAGTGAAGGCGTCCGTGACGTCGGGAGCAGGCAAGGATCCCCAGAAGCAGCGAATGAATGCCCTGGACGGATTGATCGATGAGAGGATCATGGCGGCAAAGGCCCGGGAGATGGGGCTTGAAAAGGATCCGGTCTTTCAGGCACGGGTAAATGAGTTCAAAAAGACGAGTCTGGTCAATCTGCACCAGGGAATGCTTTTTAAAAAATTCTCACCCCAGGATTCCGAAGTCAGGTCCTACTACGAGAAGAATAAAAACAAGATAATCCAGCCGGAGGTACGCAATGTCCAGATGGTGGTGCTGAAAACCCGGAAGGAGGCGGAGGATATCAAGAAAAGGATAAAATCCAAGAAGATGACCTTCTTCGAGGCTGCGCGGGATTATTCGATAGATCCAAATGCCAAGCAGAACCTCGGCCAAATCGGCTGGGTCAAACAGGGGACCGGCTTCCCGGACCTGGATAAATTGACCTTCTCTTTGAAAAAAGACCAGCTCGGCGGACCCGCGGAGACTCCGGTAGGCTGGCATCTGGTCAAGGTCCTGGATATCCGGGACGCACTGTATACGAATATCAAGGACAAGAAAACTCTGGACCAGACCCGTCGGACACTGATGCATGAGAAACTGGACCAGTACACGGCCAAGCTGAGAAAAGAAAAGTTCACGGTGACGGTTTATGAGGATGTCTTTGGCCGGCTCGTCGACAAAGAAGCAAAGACGATAACTAACGAGGCTGCCAGATAA